A single genomic interval of Streptomyces sp. NBC_00663 harbors:
- a CDS encoding helix-turn-helix domain-containing protein, whose product MRGLGDHLSIGERIAFYRKRRGYTQEVLAGLVGRSTDWLAKIETGRRKPPRIDMLAELARILRVPLGDLLGQTVLMEDEKQQDDVPAVRDALMSPRRLSRLLFGPEAEVQLPTPAPVAVRVEQAWNDYQRGRLGGVISALPALLQTAQELEERAARRGEDRSDCWAVSARTHHLAATTLAKIGESDISWLAAERAMRAADESDDPLVLASAARSGTHALLANGRYDDALELGNTAAAWLSSQVTDNNPAALSLLGMIHLRAAVAAARHQDRPTATGLLDRAEALAEDLGSDENYWQTGFGPTNVLLHRLSVELDLDNVSYVVEHGRINVDHMPQERSVSHRIDFARALSLNGQGDEAFTELRTAERTSPQLVRNNPRVRETLRDLIKQSPVTGGSRSSEVFVMAQRCRAVQ is encoded by the coding sequence ATGCGTGGTCTTGGAGATCACCTCAGCATCGGTGAACGCATCGCGTTCTACCGGAAGCGTCGCGGCTACACGCAAGAGGTGCTCGCTGGCCTGGTTGGCCGTAGCACTGACTGGTTGGCAAAGATCGAGACAGGGCGCCGGAAGCCCCCTCGCATCGACATGCTCGCTGAGCTGGCTCGCATCCTGCGCGTTCCCCTCGGAGACCTGCTCGGTCAGACCGTGCTCATGGAGGACGAGAAGCAGCAGGACGACGTACCGGCCGTACGCGACGCGCTCATGAGCCCGCGTCGGCTTTCTCGTCTGCTCTTCGGGCCCGAGGCTGAGGTGCAGCTCCCCACGCCGGCACCCGTGGCTGTACGTGTGGAGCAAGCATGGAACGACTACCAGCGTGGTCGACTCGGCGGCGTCATATCTGCGCTCCCCGCGCTCCTTCAGACTGCGCAAGAGTTGGAGGAGCGAGCCGCACGGCGCGGCGAGGACCGTAGCGACTGCTGGGCAGTGTCAGCCCGTACCCATCACCTCGCAGCTACGACACTCGCGAAGATCGGCGAATCGGACATCTCGTGGCTCGCCGCAGAGCGCGCGATGCGTGCCGCTGACGAGTCTGACGACCCGCTCGTGTTGGCGTCCGCGGCACGGTCCGGCACTCACGCCCTTCTGGCTAACGGCCGGTACGACGACGCGTTGGAGCTGGGTAACACGGCCGCAGCGTGGCTGTCGTCCCAGGTGACCGACAACAACCCCGCGGCACTCAGCTTGCTGGGGATGATCCACCTACGTGCCGCCGTGGCAGCGGCGCGCCACCAGGACCGGCCCACTGCAACCGGTCTTCTGGACCGAGCCGAGGCACTCGCGGAGGATCTCGGCTCAGATGAGAACTATTGGCAGACAGGCTTCGGACCCACGAACGTCCTGCTTCACCGCCTGTCCGTCGAGCTGGACCTCGACAACGTCTCGTACGTGGTGGAACACGGCCGGATCAACGTCGACCACATGCCACAGGAACGCAGCGTGTCGCACCGCATCGACTTCGCGCGTGCCCTGTCGCTCAACGGACAGGGCGATGAGGCATTCACGGAACTCCGCACGGCTGAGCGCACATCGCCACAGCTCGTGCGCAACAATCCCAGGGTGCGCGAGACACTGCGGGATCTGATCAAACAATCACCGGTCACCGGCGGCTCGCGATCGTCTGAGGTGTTCGTGATGGCTCAACGGTGCAGGGCGGTGCAGTGA
- a CDS encoding flavoprotein produces the protein MEVLRTGLVEPAMERGWQVAVTLTPTAGQWLRLSGEVEQLEKLTGLPVRDEPRLPGEARRHPPVDCYVVAPASANMVAKLAMGLMDNQALTQVGEAIGTLGLPVVVFPRVNAAHSRHPAWQHHIDTLLAGDVRIVGGPDVWPLHEPREAPAGRELPWGAVLDAVDDVTR, from the coding sequence GTGGAGGTGCTGCGCACTGGCCTGGTTGAGCCTGCGATGGAGCGCGGATGGCAGGTGGCCGTCACACTCACGCCGACCGCAGGTCAGTGGCTGCGATTGAGCGGCGAGGTGGAGCAGTTGGAGAAGCTGACCGGACTGCCTGTGCGCGATGAGCCGCGCTTGCCCGGCGAGGCCCGACGTCATCCGCCGGTTGACTGCTATGTGGTCGCTCCCGCGTCGGCAAACATGGTGGCGAAGCTCGCCATGGGCCTGATGGATAACCAGGCTCTGACACAAGTGGGCGAGGCGATCGGCACCCTCGGATTGCCCGTGGTCGTCTTCCCTCGGGTGAACGCGGCTCACTCCCGTCACCCGGCATGGCAGCACCACATCGACACCCTCCTGGCGGGGGACGTGCGTATCGTCGGCGGGCCGGACGTCTGGCCGCTGCACGAGCCGCGCGAAGCGCCGGCGGGGCGCGAACTCCCGTGGGGGGCAGTGCTGGATGCTGTGGACGACGTTACGAGGTGA
- a CDS encoding GntR family transcriptional regulator: MDQSPEVPKPTPTAKEIAAQFRERITGPDREYDAGERLPAARALAKELGVQLMTVQSAYGQLRDEGLVLTQQGRGTFVRDPAVPLGTEPGSSPAFSALAAELSTIHDALRLLGERLDRLERLVGSETPPSP; the protein is encoded by the coding sequence ATGGATCAGAGCCCTGAGGTGCCCAAGCCCACGCCGACGGCCAAGGAGATTGCGGCGCAGTTCCGCGAGAGGATCACGGGCCCCGATCGCGAGTACGACGCGGGGGAGCGGCTCCCGGCTGCTCGTGCTCTTGCCAAGGAACTTGGCGTACAGCTCATGACCGTTCAGAGTGCCTACGGTCAACTCCGTGACGAGGGACTGGTCCTCACCCAGCAGGGACGTGGGACGTTCGTCCGTGACCCTGCGGTACCCCTTGGTACCGAGCCGGGCAGCAGCCCTGCATTCTCGGCTCTGGCCGCAGAGCTCAGCACGATTCATGACGCTCTCCGGTTGCTCGGGGAGCGGCTCGACCGGCTTGAGCGGCTTGTGGGAAGCGAGACTCCACCTTCACCGTGA
- a CDS encoding DUF2637 domain-containing protein: protein MTTAETTSTVELPAVPPLTRPEMGLAGIGALAAAGVGALGLISSFDAVSAAALRWGFGEPWMLPVGIDVAIPVFTVANLLLIRMDMALAWVRFVPWVLTLITCGLNIAAGHSLSAKVAHGTMPLLWVVFSEIGAHIYAVRIGAATGRRMEKIRFSRWLLAFPSTFLLWRRMTLWEITSYSEALAREKERQLARADLRERYGRGWRRETPRRERVMLRMGELAPTDALPLDPEPEPEQAPQEPQNETPKTQRKRPAKSKPKTQRTFEELLTEAREVTEDWSDAELTADRIRTTLHVSQANARTLRDTLKGERSEGRPLHAVDTPVTDAGPSHDDSAEAA from the coding sequence ATGACCACCGCCGAGACCACATCCACCGTGGAACTCCCGGCTGTGCCGCCGCTCACCCGCCCGGAAATGGGGCTCGCCGGCATCGGCGCGCTCGCCGCGGCCGGGGTCGGTGCGCTCGGTCTGATCTCTTCCTTCGACGCCGTCTCCGCTGCCGCGCTGCGCTGGGGTTTCGGCGAGCCGTGGATGCTTCCGGTCGGTATCGACGTGGCTATCCCGGTGTTCACCGTGGCCAACCTGCTGTTGATCCGGATGGATATGGCGCTGGCGTGGGTGCGGTTCGTGCCCTGGGTGCTCACGCTGATCACGTGCGGGCTGAACATCGCGGCCGGGCACTCCCTGTCGGCCAAGGTCGCGCACGGCACCATGCCCTTGCTGTGGGTGGTGTTCTCCGAGATCGGCGCGCACATCTACGCCGTCCGCATCGGCGCTGCCACCGGCCGCCGTATGGAGAAGATCCGGTTCTCCCGCTGGCTGCTCGCCTTCCCCTCCACCTTCCTGCTGTGGCGCCGCATGACGCTGTGGGAGATCACCTCCTACAGCGAGGCGCTGGCGCGGGAGAAGGAGCGGCAGTTGGCCCGCGCGGACCTGCGCGAGCGCTACGGCCGCGGCTGGCGCCGTGAGACCCCGCGGCGCGAGCGCGTGATGTTGCGCATGGGCGAACTCGCTCCCACCGACGCGCTGCCCCTCGACCCCGAGCCGGAGCCGGAGCAGGCCCCGCAGGAGCCGCAGAACGAGACGCCCAAGACGCAGCGCAAGCGGCCCGCCAAGAGCAAGCCCAAGACGCAGCGCACCTTCGAAGAGCTACTGACCGAGGCGCGCGAGGTCACCGAGGACTGGTCGGACGCGGAGCTGACCGCGGACCGTATCCGCACCACGCTGCACGTCTCGCAGGCCAACGCCCGCACCCTGCGCGACACCCTCAAGGGCGAGCGATCCGAGGGCCGCCCGCTGCACGCGGTCGACACCCCCGTCACCGACGCGGGCCCGTCTCACGACGACTCGGCTGAGGCGGCGTGA
- a CDS encoding RRQRL motif-containing zinc-binding protein encodes MTAYAKCYDPAGARFGVPTFPWHFAPDGYATRRQLRERGLRPGGQPVAAQVMRQHRGRKAGVQVAYLYREDLAKPVRPMTSRKWGALALAMLARRTCPVCRITYSYCLPTSLGCCLLCAYPDTTPAAVHETVRSA; translated from the coding sequence ATGACCGCGTACGCCAAGTGCTACGACCCCGCCGGTGCACGGTTCGGCGTGCCCACGTTCCCGTGGCACTTCGCCCCGGACGGCTACGCCACCCGCCGCCAGTTACGCGAGCGCGGGTTACGGCCGGGCGGTCAGCCGGTGGCGGCGCAGGTGATGCGCCAGCACCGGGGCCGCAAGGCGGGTGTGCAAGTCGCGTACCTGTACCGCGAGGACCTGGCCAAGCCGGTCCGGCCGATGACGTCGCGCAAGTGGGGCGCGCTCGCTCTGGCGATGCTCGCCCGCCGCACCTGCCCCGTCTGCCGGATCACCTACAGCTACTGCCTGCCGACCTCGCTCGGCTGCTGCCTGCTGTGCGCCTACCCCGACACCACCCCTGCTGCCGTCCACGAGACCGTGAGGAGTGCCTGA
- a CDS encoding pRL2-8: MARTQTPPGECPQCWQHANDRRAHRHLRPREDCPQCVDHMLNGHPYIVPKQTTRRR; the protein is encoded by the coding sequence ATGGCCCGCACACAGACGCCTCCCGGCGAGTGCCCGCAGTGCTGGCAGCACGCCAACGACCGGCGCGCACACCGCCACCTCCGCCCCCGCGAGGACTGCCCGCAGTGCGTGGACCACATGCTCAACGGCCACCCCTACATCGTCCCCAAGCAGACGACCCGCCGCCGGTGA
- a CDS encoding cell division protein FtsK, protein MKHPDDDNELFNRLEAEMAADSHPDPGGEVVDLDKARSARAESADPTSRPDADPSADPERGGSGAESGDPTARPMVDQSTPTATGPGYLGRLAGARRRAVVPVWLRSLAELRTASAWVARHYAHAAGYHALRSPVYAARLTFQAPVGAARLVGGTMRWVADREGEPVRLAAVRREDAAEYLKLSRQRDGRVRLRTLVTVLAMFVGLGLALALYVLAPDWLQAVSVGAVVLALGAAGRKADAPVIHRAVELPKAVKLTSDIVLRALGALGIPAINQAQSKGRDGFEFTAPITRDGPGWRAEGNLPYGVTVTDVIERRDRLASGLRRPLGCVWPEAVPDEHTGHLVLWVGDQDMNKAKKPAWPLLKSGSVDLFKPVAYGTDQRGRWIEVTLMYIAGIIGAIPRMGKTFLLRLLLLIAALDPRAELHTYDMKGTGDLDPVGNAVSHRHAAGDDDEAILYALNDWRALREELRRRTKVIRSLPRDICPESKVTSQLADKRSLGLHPIVIGVDECQVLFEHPEHGKEFEEIGTDLVKRGPATGIVLLLATQRPDAKALPTGISANASARWCLKVMGQLENDMVLGTSAYKRGVRATMFAWGDKGIHYFVGEGSDARIVSSVYVDAPGADTIAARARRTRDKAGLLSGYALGEAPEPVASGYDLLADILAVVPADEPKVWSETVVARLAELREDVYSGWDPEGLAAALKPHGVSTIQVGRRVKGKVVNRRGIDRSHIVAAIAERDGNRDAG, encoded by the coding sequence GTGAAGCACCCCGACGACGACAACGAACTCTTCAACCGGCTCGAAGCCGAGATGGCCGCCGACTCGCACCCCGACCCCGGGGGCGAGGTGGTCGACCTCGACAAGGCGCGATCGGCCCGTGCCGAGTCGGCCGACCCGACCAGCCGACCCGACGCCGACCCGTCGGCCGACCCCGAGCGAGGTGGGTCGGGTGCCGAGTCGGGCGACCCGACCGCCCGTCCGATGGTCGACCAGTCGACGCCGACTGCGACCGGTCCGGGCTATCTCGGTCGGCTCGCCGGAGCGCGCCGCCGTGCGGTCGTTCCGGTGTGGTTGCGCTCGCTCGCGGAGCTGCGCACGGCATCGGCGTGGGTGGCCCGCCACTACGCGCATGCCGCCGGGTATCACGCGCTGCGCTCGCCGGTCTACGCCGCCCGCCTCACCTTCCAAGCCCCCGTCGGCGCCGCTCGGTTGGTGGGCGGCACGATGCGGTGGGTGGCCGACCGCGAGGGTGAGCCGGTCCGACTCGCCGCCGTACGCCGCGAGGACGCGGCGGAGTATCTGAAGCTGTCGCGGCAGCGCGATGGCCGGGTCCGCCTGCGCACCCTCGTGACCGTGCTCGCGATGTTCGTCGGGCTCGGTCTGGCGCTCGCTCTGTACGTCCTCGCTCCCGACTGGCTGCAAGCCGTCTCGGTCGGTGCGGTCGTCCTCGCCCTGGGGGCGGCCGGCCGCAAGGCGGACGCCCCGGTCATCCACCGGGCGGTGGAACTGCCCAAGGCCGTCAAGCTCACGTCGGACATCGTGCTGCGCGCGCTCGGGGCGCTCGGCATCCCCGCCATCAACCAGGCGCAGTCCAAGGGCCGGGACGGGTTCGAGTTCACCGCCCCGATCACCCGCGACGGCCCCGGTTGGCGTGCGGAGGGCAACCTCCCCTACGGCGTCACCGTGACCGACGTCATCGAGCGCCGCGACCGGCTCGCCTCGGGGCTGCGCCGCCCGCTCGGGTGCGTGTGGCCCGAGGCGGTCCCGGATGAGCACACTGGCCACTTGGTGCTGTGGGTGGGCGATCAGGACATGAACAAGGCCAAGAAGCCTGCATGGCCGCTGCTCAAGTCGGGGTCGGTGGACCTGTTCAAGCCGGTCGCCTATGGCACCGACCAGCGCGGACGCTGGATCGAGGTCACGCTCATGTACATCGCGGGCATCATCGGCGCCATCCCGCGCATGGGCAAGACGTTCCTGCTCCGTCTGCTGCTGCTGATTGCCGCCCTGGACCCGCGCGCCGAACTGCACACCTACGACATGAAGGGCACCGGCGACCTGGACCCGGTCGGCAACGCCGTCTCCCACCGGCACGCCGCCGGGGACGACGACGAAGCGATCCTGTACGCGCTCAACGACTGGCGCGCACTGCGCGAGGAACTGCGCCGCCGCACCAAGGTGATCCGCTCGCTGCCGCGGGACATCTGCCCCGAGTCGAAGGTGACCAGCCAGCTTGCCGACAAGCGCTCCCTGGGACTGCATCCGATCGTGATCGGTGTGGATGAGTGCCAGGTGCTGTTCGAACACCCCGAGCATGGCAAGGAGTTCGAGGAGATCGGCACTGACCTGGTCAAGCGGGGGCCTGCCACCGGGATCGTGCTGCTGCTCGCCACCCAGCGCCCGGACGCCAAGGCACTGCCCACCGGCATCTCGGCGAACGCGTCGGCGCGCTGGTGCCTGAAGGTCATGGGCCAGCTGGAGAACGACATGGTCCTGGGTACCTCCGCGTACAAGCGCGGGGTGCGGGCGACCATGTTCGCCTGGGGCGACAAGGGCATCCACTACTTCGTCGGGGAAGGCTCCGACGCCCGCATCGTCTCCTCCGTCTACGTGGACGCCCCCGGCGCCGACACCATCGCCGCCCGCGCCCGCCGCACCCGCGACAAGGCCGGACTCCTGTCCGGCTACGCGCTGGGGGAGGCACCCGAGCCGGTCGCGTCCGGCTACGACCTGCTCGCCGACATCCTCGCCGTCGTCCCCGCCGACGAGCCCAAGGTGTGGTCCGAAACCGTCGTCGCCCGCCTCGCGGAACTGCGCGAGGACGTCTACAGCGGCTGGGACCCCGAAGGCCTCGCCGCCGCCCTCAAGCCGCACGGTGTCTCCACCATCCAGGTGGGGCGCCGGGTCAAGGGCAAGGTCGTCAACCGGCGCGGTATCGACCGCTCCCACATCGTCGCCGCGATTGCGGAGCGTGACGGAAACCGGGACGCGGGCTGA
- a CDS encoding DNA cytosine methyltransferase: MTQPTDIRRAPAVSRPLRVVNTPSTTSVPDHIVELFRGPGGWAEGLRLLGLADVGLEWDAAACRTAHAAGHATIQTDVAVYPTAPFKDRVTGLIASPPCQAWSRAGKRGGLTDQGLVHQAVHDLAHGRDTRAELLDRCKDARSLLAAEPMRWLYDLRPEWVCLEEVPDVLPLFQQYASILRAWGYSVWVGILNAADYGVPQTRRRAILIASRTRPITAPPPTHSRHDHGDVLFGERLQPWVSMAQALDWADGLTVNTRGDRKSAGGNEFPADRPSWALTEKTRSWVLHTNRNQKPDGSRQTADPYAGPAPTFTVKAGGQWVLRHNSQQNATVRPTTEPAGTLFFGHHCNNVSWENEDAESVRITVQEAAVLQSFRPDYPFHGTKTKQFEQIGNAVPPLLAAHIVSVPTGIPVLPALGVAA, translated from the coding sequence ATGACCCAACCCACCGACATCCGGCGAGCCCCGGCCGTGTCCCGACCCCTCAGGGTTGTGAACACGCCCTCGACCACGAGCGTCCCTGACCACATCGTCGAACTGTTCCGTGGGCCCGGCGGCTGGGCCGAGGGCCTGCGCCTACTCGGCCTTGCCGACGTCGGGTTGGAATGGGATGCGGCGGCGTGCCGGACCGCGCACGCCGCCGGTCACGCGACCATTCAGACCGACGTGGCCGTCTACCCGACCGCCCCGTTCAAGGACCGCGTCACCGGGCTGATCGCGTCGCCGCCGTGCCAGGCCTGGTCCCGCGCCGGCAAGCGCGGCGGGCTCACCGATCAAGGGCTCGTGCACCAGGCCGTTCACGACCTGGCCCACGGCCGCGACACCCGCGCCGAACTCCTCGACCGCTGCAAGGACGCGCGCAGCCTGCTGGCCGCGGAGCCGATGCGCTGGCTGTACGACCTGCGCCCCGAGTGGGTGTGCCTGGAGGAAGTCCCCGACGTCCTCCCGCTGTTCCAGCAGTACGCCAGCATCCTGCGCGCCTGGGGCTACAGCGTGTGGGTCGGCATCCTCAACGCCGCCGACTACGGCGTGCCCCAGACCCGCCGGCGCGCCATCCTCATCGCCTCCCGCACCCGCCCCATCACCGCCCCGCCCCCGACCCACAGCCGGCACGACCACGGCGACGTCCTGTTCGGCGAACGCCTTCAGCCCTGGGTGTCCATGGCCCAAGCCCTCGACTGGGCGGACGGCCTCACCGTCAACACCCGCGGAGACCGCAAGAGCGCCGGCGGCAACGAGTTCCCCGCCGACCGGCCGTCCTGGGCACTCACCGAGAAGACCCGCTCATGGGTGCTCCACACCAACCGCAACCAGAAGCCCGACGGCAGCAGGCAGACCGCCGACCCCTACGCCGGGCCCGCCCCCACCTTCACCGTCAAAGCCGGCGGGCAGTGGGTGCTGCGCCACAACAGCCAGCAGAACGCCACCGTGAGGCCGACCACTGAGCCCGCCGGGACGCTGTTCTTCGGCCACCACTGCAACAACGTGTCGTGGGAGAACGAAGACGCGGAATCCGTCCGCATCACCGTCCAGGAAGCCGCCGTTCTCCAGTCCTTCCGGCCCGACTACCCCTTCCACGGCACCAAGACCAAACAGTTCGAACAGATAGGCAACGCCGTCCCGCCGCTGCTCGCCGCGCACATCGTCTCCGTGCCCACCGGCATCCCGGTTCTTCCAGCCCTGGGGGTGGCGGCGTGA
- a CDS encoding bifunctional DNA primase/polymerase yields the protein MSEHLSTALRLASGGLPVLPLRAGKLPFGNCPICARNACGGRPNMRTPGRCACPAPCHGWAAATTDPHVIDSAPWARAWREAAAVAYHPGGAGLTVVDLDSTEAIAWARKILPATLTVRTTRGEHWLYQGAMQSANAVRPDVDVKSSMQYARWMGTGTGTMTALPDIVRALTVKEPITVRTATVTVPVLAGGGECRHRTPAYLERGIAMAEQRITQARSAVHTTVYRTFLAVLSAHGQCGCLTDAHIGRLFTAAQAKGESPRHCTDAWTNARTRLGL from the coding sequence GTGAGCGAGCACCTGTCCACCGCGCTTCGCCTCGCGTCCGGCGGTCTGCCCGTGCTGCCGCTGCGGGCGGGGAAGCTGCCGTTCGGGAACTGCCCGATCTGCGCCCGCAACGCGTGCGGAGGCCGGCCGAACATGCGGACCCCCGGCCGCTGCGCCTGCCCCGCCCCGTGCCACGGCTGGGCCGCCGCCACCACCGACCCCCACGTCATCGACTCCGCCCCGTGGGCGCGGGCGTGGCGGGAAGCGGCGGCCGTCGCCTACCACCCCGGCGGCGCCGGACTCACCGTCGTGGATCTCGACAGCACGGAAGCCATTGCGTGGGCCCGGAAGATCCTGCCCGCCACCCTGACCGTGCGCACAACCAGGGGTGAGCACTGGCTCTACCAGGGCGCTATGCAGTCCGCCAACGCCGTACGCCCCGACGTGGACGTCAAGTCGTCCATGCAGTACGCCCGTTGGATGGGCACCGGCACCGGCACCATGACCGCCCTGCCGGACATCGTGCGCGCGCTGACCGTGAAAGAACCGATCACGGTCCGGACGGCGACCGTCACTGTGCCCGTACTGGCCGGGGGCGGGGAGTGCCGCCACCGCACGCCCGCCTACCTGGAGCGTGGCATCGCCATGGCCGAGCAGCGCATCACTCAGGCCCGTAGCGCGGTCCACACGACCGTGTACCGCACGTTCCTCGCGGTGCTGTCGGCCCACGGCCAGTGCGGCTGCCTCACCGACGCCCACATCGGGCGGTTGTTCACTGCCGCGCAGGCCAAGGGCGAATCACCGCGCCACTGCACCGACGCATGGACCAACGCCCGCACCAGGCTGGGACTGTGA
- a CDS encoding ATP-binding protein — translation MSDDEKNPAREVIADYAQAHFRYFRTADGTVYAQRNGHPVARPMRSQGTTGSHRQELIVGMYRDGVGVFNGTALKEALDLIEALALYEDTHAVNIRVAPGFDGATWLDLGRDDGQSVRIHPTGWDILTPDPREVCWRRTQLTGELPLPAKDTNGKGIDRLMRLCNFATAETECLAIAWLIGCLGPAVPVPAPFLTGPQGAGKSTGGRMLVRIIEGMSGDLRRAPKDEENLIAAVAAGWVTALDNLSHMTPDLSDAMCCIVTGAESVKRALFTDGDVFRVGYRRPLLLTGIDVGVIRPDLAERLLPLRLERPRVRRTEAELWAEYAEALPIVLGSLLDLTVKVRAVDAETPTDLRMADFAHLCAQLDAATGLGALTAYRASLDDLNDDVIEGDLLAQTVLQHAETIEPGAAQRMTSTEWLHCLSRLYADEDCRPLPKGWPSTGKVLSDRLKRLQPTLAARGVLIDSGRTSEGRYLEMARLATPPPHEHEPMF, via the coding sequence ATGTCCGACGACGAGAAGAACCCCGCCCGCGAAGTCATCGCCGACTATGCGCAGGCCCACTTCCGCTACTTCCGCACCGCCGACGGAACCGTGTACGCGCAGCGCAACGGCCACCCCGTAGCCCGGCCGATGCGCTCCCAGGGCACCACCGGCAGCCACCGCCAAGAACTCATCGTCGGCATGTACCGGGACGGGGTCGGCGTGTTCAACGGGACCGCGCTCAAGGAGGCACTGGACTTGATCGAAGCACTTGCGCTCTACGAGGACACACACGCCGTGAACATCCGCGTGGCCCCCGGGTTCGACGGGGCGACGTGGCTGGACCTGGGCCGCGACGACGGGCAATCCGTCCGCATCCACCCCACCGGCTGGGACATCCTCACCCCCGACCCGCGCGAAGTCTGCTGGCGGCGCACCCAGCTCACCGGGGAACTGCCCCTGCCGGCCAAGGACACCAACGGCAAGGGCATCGACCGGCTGATGCGGCTGTGCAACTTTGCCACCGCGGAAACCGAGTGCCTGGCCATCGCCTGGCTGATCGGCTGCCTCGGACCGGCCGTGCCTGTCCCCGCCCCCTTCCTCACCGGCCCTCAGGGCGCAGGCAAGTCCACCGGCGGGCGCATGCTCGTGCGCATCATCGAAGGGATGAGCGGTGACCTGCGCCGCGCACCCAAGGACGAGGAGAACCTGATTGCGGCGGTGGCAGCGGGATGGGTCACTGCTCTGGACAACCTCTCCCACATGACGCCGGACCTGTCCGACGCCATGTGCTGCATCGTGACCGGAGCCGAGAGCGTCAAGCGGGCCCTGTTCACCGACGGGGACGTCTTCCGCGTCGGCTACCGCCGCCCGCTGCTGTTGACCGGTATCGACGTGGGAGTCATCCGGCCCGACCTCGCGGAACGGCTCCTGCCGCTACGGCTGGAACGCCCCCGCGTCCGGCGCACCGAGGCGGAACTGTGGGCGGAGTACGCGGAAGCGCTGCCTATCGTCCTCGGGTCTCTCCTGGACCTCACGGTCAAAGTCCGCGCGGTGGACGCGGAGACCCCCACCGACCTGCGCATGGCGGACTTCGCGCACCTGTGCGCGCAACTCGACGCGGCAACCGGCCTCGGGGCGCTCACCGCCTACCGGGCCAGTCTGGACGACCTGAACGACGACGTGATCGAGGGTGATCTCCTCGCGCAGACCGTCCTTCAGCATGCCGAGACGATCGAGCCGGGGGCGGCGCAGCGGATGACCTCCACGGAGTGGCTGCACTGCCTCAGCCGCCTCTACGCCGACGAGGACTGCCGTCCGCTGCCCAAGGGGTGGCCGAGCACGGGAAAGGTCCTCTCCGACCGGCTCAAGCGCCTCCAGCCGACGCTTGCCGCGCGGGGTGTGCTCATCGACTCGGGACGCACCAGCGAGGGCCGCTACCTCGAAATGGCCCGCCTGGCCACACCGCCCCCACACGAACACGAGCCGATGTTCTGA
- a CDS encoding helix-turn-helix transcriptional regulator, translating to MARPKTLKLFQLAGAPDESDPRAILRDGLPDRYLDADDIAAIFDVPKETVYQWRKKRTGPPGFRIGKHVRYDPADVRDYVAQRKRADIGAA from the coding sequence ATGGCCCGCCCCAAGACGCTCAAGCTCTTCCAACTCGCTGGGGCCCCTGACGAATCCGATCCCCGCGCCATCCTCCGAGACGGCCTCCCTGACCGATACCTCGACGCCGACGACATAGCCGCGATCTTCGACGTGCCAAAGGAGACCGTCTACCAGTGGCGCAAGAAGCGGACCGGCCCACCTGGATTCCGCATCGGCAAGCACGTCCGCTACGACCCTGCTGACGTGCGCGACTACGTCGCCCAACGCAAAAGGGCCGACATCGGCGCCGCATAG